One genomic region from Leishmania braziliensis MHOM/BR/75/M2904 complete genome, chromosome 35 encodes:
- a CDS encoding putative vesicle-associated membrane protein — MRLYGLLILKPYPKGFEKDPVICCSAVDVSSFGFFQRSSAREFIVFLSRTVARRVALGAKTQITENGNVVYAYATLDGLVAIAVSDIEYNARVAFTLLTELVPQFQQTFRGKYESVGGKADEFLHWPYLNETLEKYQRPEEVDKILRIKRDIEDTKVIMYNAIDQIIERGQKIDDLVAQSEDLGMASKTFYTQAKQTNSGCCAVL, encoded by the coding sequence ATGAGGCTCTATGGCTTGCTGATTCTGAAGCCCTACCCGAAGGGGTTTGAGAAGGACCCGGTCATCTGCTGTAGCGCTGTCGACGTCAGCTCCTTTGGTTTCTTCCAGCGCAGCTCTGCCCGCGAGTTCATTGTGTTTCTCTCCCGCACGGTGGCTAGGCGGGTAGCCCTCGGCGCCAAGACGCAGATAACAGAAAATGGGAATGTTGTGTACGCATATGCGACGCTGGACGGTCTCGTGGCAATCGCGGTGAGTGATATCGAGTACAACGCTCGTGTCGCCTTCACACTCCTGACGGAGTTGGTGCCGCAGTTCCAGCAGACGTTCCGTGGTAAGTACGAATCCGTGGGGGGCAAGGCCGATGAGTTTCTGCACTGGCCTTACCTCAACGAGACCCTGGAAAAGTATCAGAGGccagaggaggtggacaaGATCCTGCGGATCAAGCGTGACATCGAGGACACAAAGGTGATTATGTACAATGCAATCGACCAAATTATCGAACGGGGGCAGAAAATCGATGACCTAGTGGCGCAGAGCGAGGATCTTGGCATGGCTAGCAAGACATTTTACACCCAAGCGAAGCAGACAAACTCAGGGTGCTGCGCCGTACTATGA